In one Elephas maximus indicus isolate mEleMax1 chromosome 9, mEleMax1 primary haplotype, whole genome shotgun sequence genomic region, the following are encoded:
- the NOTCH1 gene encoding neurogenic locus notch homolog protein 1 → MPPLLAPLLCLVLLPAFPAARGLRCSQTGEETCLNGGKCEVFANGTEACLCSGAFVGQRCQTSNPCLSAPCKNAGTCHVLEHGSTVDYACSCRLGFSGPLCLTPLDNACLTNPCRNGGTCDLLTLNEYKCRCPPGWSGKTCQQADPCASNPCANGGQCLPFEASYICRCPPGFHGPTCRQDVNECSQTPRPCRNGGTCHNEVGSYHCTCRPTHTGPHCELPYQPCSPSPCQNGGTCRPTGDTTHECACLPGFTGQNCEENVDDCPGNSCKNGGTCVDGVNTYNCRCPPEWTGQYCTEDVDECQLMPNACQNGGTCHNTHGGYNCVCVNGWTGEDCSENIDDCANAACFHGATCHDRVASFYCECPHGRTGLLCHLNDACISNPCNEGSNCDTNPVNGKAICTCPSGYTGPACSQDVDECSLGANPCEHAGRCINTQGSFECQCLQGYTGPRCEIDVNECVSSPCQNDATCLDQIGEFQCICMPGYEGVYCELNTDECASSPCLHNGRCLDKINEFHCECPTGFTGHLCQYDVDECASTPCKNGAKCLDGPNTYTCVCTEGYTGSHCEVDIDECDPDPCHYGSCKDGIATFTCVCRPGYTGHRCETNINECHSQPCRHGGTCQDRDNAYLCLCLKGTSGPNCEVNLDDCASNPCDSGTCLDKIDGYECACEPGYTGSMCNINIDECAGNPCHNGGTCEDGINSFTCRCPEGYHDPTCLSEVNECGSNPCIHGACRDGLNGYKCDCDPGWSGANCDINNNECESNPCVNGGTCKDMTSGYVCTCREGFSGPNCQTNINECASSPCLNQGTCIDDVAGYKCNCLLPYTGATCEVVLAPCAPSPCRNGGECRESEDYESFSCVCPTGWQGQTCEIDINECVKSPCRHSASCQNTNGGYRCHCLAGYTGRNCETDIDDCRPNPCHNGGSCTDGINAAFCDCLPGFQGTFCEEDINECASNPCRNGANCTDCVDSYTCTCPAGFSGIHCEDNTPDCTESSCFNGGTCVDGISSFTCLCPPGFTGSYCQHDINECDSRPCLHGGTCQDSYGTYKCTCPQGYTGLNCQSLVHWCDSSPCKNGGKCWQANTLYHCDCHSGWTGLYCDVPSVSCEVAARQQEVDVTHLCRHGGLCMDTGNTHHCRCQPGYTGSYCEDQVDECSPSPCQNGATCTDYLGGYSCECVAGYHGVNCSEEINECLSRPCQNGGTCIDLTNTYKCSCPRGTQGVHCEINVDDCIPAVEPGTRSPKCFNNGTCVDQVGGYSCICPPGFVGERCEGDVNECLSNPCDTRGTQNCVQRVNAFHCECRPGYTGRRCESVINGCKGKPCKNGGTCAVASNTARGFICKCPAGFEGATCENDARTCGSLRCLNGGTCLSGPRSPTCLCLSPFTGPECQFPASSPCLGSNPCYNQGTCEPTSESPFYRCLCPAKFNGLYCHILDYSFGGGAGRDITPPQIDEACEIPECHADAGNKVCSVTCNNHACGWDGGDCSLNFDDPWKNCSRSLQCWKYFSDGRCDAQCNSDSCLFDGFDCQGSGGQCNPLYDQYCKDHFGDGHCDQGCNNAECEWDGLDCAERVPERLAAGTLVVVVLMPPEELRNNSFHFLRELSRLLHTNVVFRRDARGEHMIFPYYGREEELRKHPIKRAAEGWAAAPHALLGQVQAALLPGSRGGRRRRELDPMDVRGSIVYLEIDNRQCVQLSSQCFQSATDVAAFLGALASLGSLNIPYKIEAVQSESVEPPAPAPLHFMYVAAAAFVLLIFVGCGVLLSRKRRRQHGQLWFPEGFKVSEASKKKRREPLGEDSVGLKPLKNVSDGALMDDNQNEWGDDDLDTKQFRFEEQVVLPDLDDQTDHRQWTQQHLDAADLRVSSMAPTPPQGEVDADCMDVNVRGPDGFTPLMIASCSGGGLETGNSEEEEDAPAVISDFIYQGASLHNQTDRTGETALHLAARYSRSDAAKRLLEASADANIQDNMGRTPLHAAVSADAQGVFQILIRNRATDLDARMHDGTTPLILAARLAVEGMLEDLINSHADVNAADDLGKSALHWAAAVNNVDAAVVLLKNGANKDMQNNKEETPLFLAAREGSYETAKVLLDHFANRDITDHMDRLPRDIAQERMHHDIVRLLDEHNLVRSPPLPGAGLGGAPTLSPPLCSPNGYLGNLKPAMPGKKARKPSTKGLACGGGGSKEAKDLKARRKKSQDGKGCLLDGASVLSPVDSLESPHGYLSDVSSPPLLPSPFQQSPSLPLNHLPGMPDAHLGLAHLNMAAKPEMAALGGGGRLAFEAGPPRLSHLPVASSTSTAMGAGGGAMNFTVGGAASLSGQCEWLSRLQNSRVPSQYTPLRGAAGTLTPQAPALQHGVMGPLHSGLSSGTVSQMVSYQGLPNSRLATQPHLVPAPQLQQVQQQPQPQPNLQMQPQPQPPNLQMQHRLQPPQPQPHLGGSSAASGHLGRSFLGGEPSQADAQPLGPSGLAVHTILPQEGQVLPTALPPSLATPLTTAQFLTPPSQHSFTSSPADNTPSHQLQVPEHPFLTPSPESPDQWSSSSPHSNISDWSEGISSPPTSLPSQIAHIPEAFK, encoded by the exons GTTTCACCGGGCAGAATTGTGAGGAGAACGTGGACGACTGCCCAGGGAACAGCTGCAAGAACGGGGGTACCTGTGTGGATGGTGTCAACACCTACAACTGCCGCTGCCCACCTGAGTGGACAG GCCAGTACTGTACGGAGGATGTGGATGAGTGCCAGCTGATGCCCAACGCCTGCCAGAACGGCGGCACCTGCCACAACACCCATGGCGGCTACAACTGCGTGTGTGTCAATGGCTGGACCGGCGAGGACTGCAGTGAGAACATCGACGACTGTGCCAATGCCGCCTGCTTCCACGGCGCCACCTGCCATGACCGTGTGGCCTCCTTCTACTGCGAGTGCCCCCATGGCCGCACAG GTCTTCTCTGCCACCTGAACGATGCCTGCATCAGCAACCCCTGCAACGAGGGTTCCAACTGTGACACCAACCCTGTCAATGGCAAAGCCATCTGCACCTGCCCCTCAGGGTACACGGGGCCCGCCTGCAGCCAGGATGTGGACGAGTGCTCTCTGG GCGCCAACCCCTGTGAGCACGCAGGCAGGTGCATCAACACCCAGGGCTCCTTCGAGTGCCAGTGTCTGCAGGGCTACACAGGCCCACGCTGCGAGATCGATGTCAATGAGTGTGTCTCCAGCCCCTGTCAGAATGATGCCACCTGCCTGGACCAAATCGGGGAGTTCCAGTGTATCTGCATGCCTG GCTACGAGGGCGTCTACTGTGAGCTCAACACGGACGAGTGCGCCAGCAGCCCTTGCCTGCACAATGGCCGCTGCCTAGACAAGATCAATGAGTTCCACTGCGAGTGCCCCACTG GCTTCACGGGGCACTTGTGCCAGTATGACGTGGATGAGTGTGCCAGCACGCCCTGCAAGAATGGCGCCAAGTGCCTGGACGGGCCCAACACGTACACCTGCGTGTGCACGGAAG GCTACACAGGCAGCCACTGCGAGGTGGACATCGATGAGTGTGACCCAGACCCCTGCCACTACGGCTCCTGCAAGGATGGCATTGCCACCTTCACCTGCGTCTGCCGGCCTGGCTATACGGGCCACCGCTGCGAGACCAACATCAACGAGTGCCATAGCCAGCCCTGCCGCCATGGGGGCACCTGCCAGGACCGCGACAATGCCTACTTGTGCCTCTGCCTCAAGGGGACCTCAG GGCCCAACTGTGAGGTCAATCTAGACGACTGTGCCAGCAACCCCTGCGACTCGGGCACCTGCCTGGACAAGATCGACGGCTACGAGTGTGCGTGCGAGCCTGGCTACACAG GGAGTATGTGCAACATCAACATCGACGAGTGTGCGGGGAACCCCTGTCACAATGGGGGCACCTGTGAGGATGGCATCAATAGCTTCACTTGCCGCTGCCCCGAGGGCTACCACGACCCCACCTGCCTGTCGGAGGTCAACGAGTGTGGCAGCAACCCCTGCATCCACGGTGCCTGCCGGGATGGGCTCAACGG GTACAAGTGTGACTGTGACCCTGGCTGGAGTGGGGCCAACTGTGACATCAACAACAATGAGTGCGAGTCCAACCCCTGCGTCAATGGTGGCACCTGCAAGGACATGACCAGCGGCTATGTGTGCACATGCCGGGAGGGCTTCAGCG GCCCCAACTGCCAGACCAACATCAACGAGTGCGCATCCAGCCCGTGTCTGAACCAGGGCACATGCATCGATGATGTGGCCGGCTACAAGTGCAACTGCCTGCTGCCCTACACGG GAGCCACGTGTGAGGTGGTGCTGGCCCCGTGTGCCCCCAGCCCCTGCAGGAATGGTGGCGAGTGCAGAGAGTCTGAGGACTACGAGAGCTTCTCCTGCGTCTGTCCCACAGGCTGGCAAG GGCAGACGTGTGAGATCGACATCAATGAGTGTGTGAAGAGCCCGTGCCGGCACAGCGCCTCCTGCCAGAACACCAACGGTGGCTACCGCTGCCACTGCCTGGCAGGCTATACCGGACGCAACTGTGAGACAGACATCGACGACTGCCGGCCGA ACCCGTGCCACAATGGTGGCTCCTGCACGGATGGCATCAATGCAGCCTTCTGCGACTGCCTGCCGGGCTTCCAGGGCACCTTCTGTGAGGAGGACATCAACGAGTGCGCCAGCAACCCCTGCCGCAACGGCGCCAACTGCACGGACTGCGTTGACAGCTATACGTGCACTTGCCCTGCCGGCTTCAGCGGGATCCACTGCGAGGATAACACGCCTGACTGCACCGAGAG CTCCTGCTTCAACGGCGGCACGTGTGTGGATGGCATCAGCTCCTTCACCTGCCTATGTCCACCTGGCTTCACGGGCAGCTACTGCCAGCATGACATCAACGAGTGTGACTCACGACCCTGTCTGCACGGCGGAACCTGCCAGGACAGCTATGGCACCTATAAGTGCACCTGCCCTCAGGGCTACACTGGCCTCAACTGCCAG AGCCTGGTACACTGGTGCGACTCCTCGCCTTGCAAGAATGGCGGCAAGTGCTGGCAGGCCAACACACTGTACCACTGCGACTGCCACAGTGGCTGGACTGGCCTCTACTGCGACGTACCCAGCGTGTCCTGTGAGGTGGCTGCGCGGCAGCAAG AGGTCGACGTCACCCACTTGTGCCGGCACGGGGGGCTGTGCATGGACACGGGCAACACCCACCACTGCCGCTGCCAGCCCGGCTACACCGGCAGCTACTGTGAGGATCAGGTGGACGAGTGCTCGCCCAGCCCCTGCCAGAACGGAGCCACCTGCACCGACTACCTGGGTGGCTACTCCTGCGAG TGTGTAGCTGGCTACCACGGGGTGAACTGCTCCGAGGAGATCAACGAGTGCCTGTCCCGCCCGTGCCAGAATGGGGGCACCTGCATCGACCTCACCAACACCTACAAGTGCTCCTGCCCTCGGGGCACACAGG GCGTGCACTGTGAGATCAACGTGGATGACTGCATCCCGGCTGTGGAGCCAGGTACGCGGAGCCCTAAGTGCTTCAACAACGGCACCTGCGTGGACCAGGTGGGCGGCTACAGCTGCATCTGCCCACCTGGCTTTGTGGGTGAACGCTGCGAGGGTGACGTCAACGAGTGCCTGTCCAACCCCTGTGACACCCGCGGCACCCAGAACTGCGTGCAGCGCGTCAATGCCTTCCACTGCGAGTGCCGGCCCGGCTACACTG GACGCCGCTGCGAGTCAGTCATCAATGGCTGTAAGGGCAAGCCCTGCAAAAACGGAGGCACCTGTGCCGTGGCTTCCAACACCGCCCGTGGCTTCATCTGCAAATGCCCTGCG ggcttTGAGGGCGCCACCTGTGAGAACGATGCGCGCACCTGTGGCAGCCTGCGCTGCCTCAACGGTGGCACCTGCCTGTCAGGCCCACGCAGCCCCACCTGCCTGTGCCTGAGCCCTTTCACCGGCCCTGAGTGCCAGTTCCCGGCCAGCAGCCCCTGCCTAGGCAGCAACCCCTGCTACAACCAGGGCACCTGTGAGCCCACGTCCGAGAGCCCTTTCTACCGCTGCCTGTGCCCCGCCAAGTTCAACGGGCTCTACTGCCACATCTTGGACTACAGCTTTGGGGGTGGTGCCGGGCGTGACATCACCCCACCGCAGATCGATGAGGCCTGTGAGATCCCCGAGTGCCATGCCGACGCCGGCAACAAGGTCTGCAGCGTCACCTGCAACAACCACGCATGCGGCTGGGACGGTGGGGACTGCTCCCTCAACTTCGACGACCCCTGGAAGAACTGCTCACGTTcgctgcagtgctggaagtactttAGTGACGGCCGCTGCGATGCCCAGTGCAACTCCGACAGCTGCCTGTTTGACGGCTTCGACTGCCAGGGCAGCGGGGGCCAGTGCAA TCCGCTGTACGACCAGTACTGCAAAGACCACTTCGGCGACGGGCACTGCGACCAAGGCTGCAACAACGCAGAGTGTGAGTGGGACGGGCTGGACTGCGCGGAGCGCGTGCCCGAGAGGCTGGCGGCTGGcacactggtggtggtggtgctaatGCCACCAGAAGAGCTGCGCAACAATTCCTTCCACTTCCTGCGCGAGCTCAGCCGCCTGCTGCACACCAACGTGGTCTTCAGGCGCGACGCGCGTGGCGAGCACATGATCTTCCCGTACTATGGCCGCGAGGAGGAGCTGCGCAAGCACCCCATCAAGCGGGCCGCGGAGGGCTGGGCCGCCGCGCCCCACGCCCTGCTGGGCCAGGTGCAGGCCGCACTGCTGCCTGGCAGCAGGGGTGGGCGCCGGCGCAGGGAGCTGGACCCCATGGACGTCCGCGG GTCCATCGTGTACCTGGAGATCGACAACCGGCAGTGCGTTCAGTTGTCCTCCCAGTGCTTCCAAAGTGCCACAGACGTGGCCGCCTTCCTGGGGGCACTCGCCTCGCTGGGCAGCCTCAACATCCCTTACAAGATCGAAGCTGTGCAGA GTGAGAGCGTGGAGCCGCCGGCGCCCGCACCGCTGCACTTCATGTACGTGGCTGCGGCGGCCTTTGTGCTGCTCATCTTCGTGGGctgtggggtgctactctcccgAAAGCGTCGGCGGCAGCACGGCCAGCTCTGGTTCCCCGAGGGCTTCAAGGTGTCGGAGGCCAGCAAGAAGAAGCGGCGGGAGCCCCTCGGGGAGGATTCCGTGGGCCTCAA gCCTCTGAAGAATGTCTCGGATGGCGCTCTCATGGATGACAACCAGAATGAGTGGGGGGACGATGACCTGGACACCAAGCAGTTCCGG TTTGAAGAGCAGGTGGTCCTGCCTGACCTGGACGACCAGACAGACCACAGGCAGTGGACCCAGCAGCACCTGGATGCTGCCGACCTGCGTGTGTCTTCCATGGCCCCAACGCCACCCCAAGGCGAGGTCGACGCTGACTGCATGGACGTCAACGTCCGAGGGCCTG ATGGCTTCACGCCCCTCATGATCGCCTCCTGCAGCGGAGGGGGCCTGGAGACGGGAAACAGCGAAGAGGAGGAGGACGCACCGGCTGTCATCTCAGACTTCATCTATCAGGGCGCCAGCCTGCACAACCAGACCGACCGCACTGGTGAGACCGCCCTGCACCTGGCCGCCCGCTACTCACGCTCTGACGCTGCCAAGCGTCTGCTGGAGGCCAGCGCCGACGCCAACATCCAGGACAACATGGGGCGGACCCCGCTGCATGCTGCCGTGTCTGCCGACGCACAGGGTGTCTTCCAG ATCCTGATCCGGAACCGAGCCACAGACTTGGATGCCCGTATGCACGACGGCACCACGCCGCTGATCCTGGCCGCCCGCCTGGCTGTGGAGGGTATGCTAGAGGACCTCATCAACTCACATGCCGATGTCAATGCCGCAGACGACCTGG GCAAGTCGGCCCTGCACTGGGCTGCCGCCGTGAACAACGTGGATGCCGCGGTCGTACTCCTCAAGAATGGGGCCAACAAGGACATGCAGAACAACAag GAGGAGACGCCCCTGTTCCTGGCCGCCCGCGAGGGCAGCTACGAGACAGCCAAGGTGCTGCTGGACCACTTTGCCAACCGGGACATCACGGACCACATGGACCGCCTGCCGCGTGACATCGCCCAGGAGCGCATGCACCATGACATTGTGCGGCTACTGGATGAGCACAACCTGGTACGCAGCCCTCCACTGCCCGGTGCCGGCCTGGGCGGTGCGCCCACCCTTTCGCCCCCGCTCTGCTCCCCCAACGGCTACCTGGGCAACCTCAAGCCAGCCATGCCAGGCAAAAAGGCCCgcaagcccagcaccaagggccTGGCCTGTGGGGGCGGCGGCAGCAAAGAAGCCAAGGACCTCAAGGCGCGGCGGAAGAAGTCCCAGGACGGTAAGGGCTGCCTCCTGGACGGCGCCAGCGTGCTTTCGCCTGTGGACTCCCTCGAGTCGCCCCACGGCTACCTGTCAGACGTGTCCTCCCCGCCCCTGCTGCCATCCCCGTTCCAGCAGTCCCCATCCCTGCCTCTCAACCATCTGCCGGGCATGCCTGACGCCCACCTGGGCCTCGCGCACCTGAACATGGCGGCCAAGCCTGAGATGGCGGCCTTGGGCGGGGGTGGCCGGCTAGCCTTCGAGGCCGGGCCACCTCGTCTCTCCCACCTGCCGGTGGCCTCCAGCACCAGCACCGCTATGGGCGCTGGGGGGGGCGCTATGAATTTCACCGTGGGTGGAGCCGCCAGCCTGAGCGGGCAGTGCGAGTGGCTGTCCCGGCTGCAGAACAGCAGGGTCCCGAGCCAGTACACCCCGCTGCGTGGTGCGGCCGGCACCCTGACCCCACAGGCGCCAGCCCTCCAGCATGGCGTGATGGGCCCGTTGCACAGCGGCCTCTCCTCCGGCACCGTGTCCCAGATGGTAAGCTACCAGGGGCTGCCCAACTCGCGGCTGGCCACCCAGCCACACCTGGTGCCGGCCCCGCAACTGCAGCAGGTCCAGCAGCAGCCGCAGCCTCAGCCGAATCTGCAGATGCAGCCACAGCCGCAGCCGCCAAACTTACAGATGCAGCACCGCCTGCAGCCGCCGCAGCCACAGCCACACCTCGGCGGGAGCTCGGCGGCCAGCGGCCACTTGGGCCGGAGCTTCCTGGGCGGCGAGCCGAGCCAGGCAGACGCGCAGCCACTGGGCCCCAGTGGCCTGGCGGTGCACACCATCCTGCCTCAGGAGGGCCAGGTCCTGCCCACGGCACTGCCGCCCTCGCTGGCGACGCCCCTGACCACCGCCCAGTTCCTGACGCCACCCTCCCAGCACAGCTTCACCTCCTCGCCTGCGGACAACACGCCCAGCCACCAGCTGCAGGTGCCCGAGCACCCGTTCCTCACACCGTCGCCCGAGTCCCCCGACCAGTGGTCCAGCTCCTCACCGCACTCCAACATCTCTGACTGGTCCGAGGGCATCTCCAGCCCCCCGACCAGTTTGCCGTCCCAGATCGCCCACATTCCAGAGGCGTTCAAGTAA